The genomic window TTGCTTTTGCCGCTAAAACAACTTTCTGAACGATAATTTTTGCTTCATTAGGATTCTCTTCCAGGAAGTTGGACAGCATTTCCCCTACAATTTTATCTACAGCACCCGAAACTTCGGAGTTTCCTAATTTCGTTTTGGTCTGCCCTTCAAACTGTGGTTCCATTACTTTTACAGAAACTACTGCCGTAAGACCTTCACGGAAGTCATCTCCGGTAATCTCCACTTTTTCTTTTTGTGGAATTCCTAAATCATCCGCATATTTTTTCAAAGTTCTCGTCAAAGCACGTCTGAAACCTGCCAAGTGAGTACCTCCTTCGTGAGTATTAATATTATTAACGTAAGAGTGAAGATTTTCGTTGAATGACGTGTTGTAACGCATCGCTACCTCAACCGGAATATCATCTCTTTCGCCTTCCATGAAGATTACATTCTCCATGATAGACTCACGGTTTCCGTCAATGTAGGCAACAAATTCTTTTAAACCACCTTCAGAATGGAAAATTTCTGATTTGAAAGAACCATCTTCCAATTTTTCTCTTTCATCCGTAAGGGTAATCGTGATTCCTTTATTAAGGTAAGAAAGCTCTCTTAAACGGCTTGCCAACGTATCATAGTTGTACACCAATTCTGTGAAAATACTATCATCCGGCTGGAAAAACTGCTTAGTTCCTCTCTTGTCACTGTTTCCTATTTCTTCAACTCCCGTTTGTGCTTTTCCTCTGGAATATATCTGCTGATAAATATTTCCGTCTCTGTAAACAGTCGTTATCATTTCATTGGAAAGTGCATTCACACACGATACCCCAACTCCGTGAAGACCTCCGGAAACTTTATAAGAATCTTTATCAAACTTACCTCCTGCCCCGATTTTTGTCATTACAACCTCAAGAGCAGATTTTTGTTCTTTTTCGTGGAAGTCAACCGGGATCCCTCTACCGTTATCAATAACCTCGATTCCGTTTCCTTCTTTAATGCTGACGAAGATTGTGTCGCAGTATCCTGCCAAAGCCTCATCAATAGAGTTATCTACTACTTCATAAACCAAATGATGGAGACCTCTTACTCCTACATCACCAATGTACATTGAAGGACGCATACGTACGTGCTCCATCCCTTCCAATGCCTGAATACTACTAGCTGTATATTGTTTCTGACTCATATCAAATATTAAAATTTTTGCTAAATGCAAAGACTTACAAATATCGTGATTTTTTTCGAGGTACGAAAGTTAAAATATGTCAAAAAATGAAGGATTTTTCCACAAAAATCACAAATAATTTATTTCAAAAAAAGATTAAAGTTAAAACCTATTATTTAAACCACAACTGTTGTAAATCATACTGAACATCTCTAATTTATACGTAAATTTATTTACTCAAAAGTTGATATTTATGGATGATTTTCTAGCTGCCCGCGCACAGATGGCAATGTCGCTTGGTTTTCATATCATATTTTCCTGTGTAGGAATGGTGATGCCTTTCTTAATGGCGTTTGCACACTGGAAATACCTTAAAACAAACAATGAAATCTACAAAGGTCTTACCAAAGCCTGGAGCAAAGGAGTAGCCATTCTTTTTGCTACCGGCGCCGTTTCCGGAACGATGCTTTCCTTTGAACTCGGACTTCTCTGGCCTACTTTTATGAAACACGCTGGTCCTATCTTCGGGATGCCTTTTTCATTGGAAGGAACAGCTTTTTTCATTGAAGCGATCGCCATCGGATTTTTCCTTTACGGATGGGATAAATTTAATAAATGGTTTCATTGGTTTTGCGGATTTCTGGTAGGGTTAAGCGGTTTAGCCTCCGGAATATTGGTGGTTGCCGCCAATGCCTGGATGAATTCTCCTGCCGGATTTGATTATGTGGACGGACAATATTTAAATATAGATCCTATAAAAGCGATGTTTAATGAAGCTTGGTTTCCACAGGCTTTACATATGACGGTTGCGGCATTTTGTGCGACAGGATTTGCGGTTGCAGGAGTTCATGCTTATTTAATAATGAAAAAAAAGAATGTCGAATTTCATACTAAAGCTTTTCGGATTGCTGCCGGATTTGCCTTAATCGGGGCATTCGGAGCACCATTGAGCGGTGATATTGCCGCAAAATCCGTTGCCGAAAGGCAGCCTATAAAACTCGCCGCCATGGAAGCCCACTTTGAAACAGAAAAAGGTGCCGCATTTGTAATAGGCGGAATTCCTGATGAAGAAAAAGGTGAAATAAAATATGCGGTAAAAATCCCGAAAGTGTTAAGCTTTTTAGTGAGTAATGATTTCAACCACGAAGTAAAAGGACTTAATGATTTTCCTAGAGACGAATGGCCTCCGATTGCTGTTGTACATTACGCATTTCAGATGATGATCTTCTTTGGAGTGGTAATGATTATTATCGGAATGATCTATTTATATGCCGTGTTTTTCAGAAAACAATGGCTGAATAAAAACTGGCTGCTAAAAACATTTTTAGTGGCAACACCTTTCGGATATATTGCACTGGAAGCGGGCTGGACAGTCACTGAAGTCGGTCGGCAGCCATGGATAATCTACGGAATCATGAAAACCGTAGACGCCGTAACTCCGATGCCGGGAATACAGTATTCTTTTTATTTTTTCACTGCGATTTTCGTGTCGTTATCGCTTGTTATAATTTTCCTTCTAACAAGACAGATAAGTATGGTTCCTAAATTATACGATCCTACCGATCCTCAGTTTAACGCTAAAAATAAGAAATCATGATTTACGTAGTTATAGGTTTTCTCTGGCTGTCTATCTGTCTGTATGTGATTTTAGGAGGCGCTGATTTCGGAGCGGGAATTGTGGAGCTTTTCACCAAAGAGAAAAACCGTTCCAAAACAAAAACCATTATGTATGAATCTATTGCGCCGGTTTGGGAAGCCAATCATATGTGGCTAATCATTGCGATTGTGATCCTTTTCGTGGGTTTTCCTGAGATTTATACGACTTTGTCCACCTATCTTCATATTCCATTAGTTTTAATGTTGGTGGGGATTATTGCAAGAGGAACCGCCTTCGCTTTCAGGCATTATGATGCGGTAAAGGATGATTGGCAGACGGTTTATACCCAGATATTTTATTTTTCGAGCTTATTGACGCCTTTTTTCTTAGGATTAATTGCTGCTGCGACAGTTTCTCATTCGATCGACCCTAATGCGAAAAGCTTTTTAGACCTATATATTTTCAGCTGGCTGAATTGGTTCGGAATAGCGGTAGGCTTGTTCACCGTTTCCATCTGCGCTTATCTGGCTTCCATATTTGCTTTAAGGGAAACGACAGACCGATTGGAATTGAATTTAATGATAAAAAAATCCAAACAAACCATGATTTTCGTTGTCATTACAGGAATTTTAGTTTTTTTGACGGCTCATTTCTCTGATATTCCTTTATTAATGTGGGTTTTCTCGAAACCTTTGGGAATTATGGCAACTGTTTTTGCAACCATTTGTTTAGGTTTGATTTTACGAGCCATGCAGACCCGGAAACTGCTTCCGGTAAGAGCTTTAGCGGGATTCCAGATTATTATGATCCTGGTGGCGGCGACATATCAGCATAACCCGAATATTATTTTATTTGCAAACGGACAGCATCTTTCCTTACTGGAACACGTTGCAGCTCCCAAAACCATTTCCGCATTGGGATGGGCTTTGATGTTGGGTTCTGTTTTCATTCTGCCATTTTTGTTTTATCTGATGGCGTCATTCAGTAAACAAAGAA from Chryseobacterium wanjuense includes these protein-coding regions:
- the gyrB gene encoding DNA topoisomerase (ATP-hydrolyzing) subunit B — protein: MSQKQYTASSIQALEGMEHVRMRPSMYIGDVGVRGLHHLVYEVVDNSIDEALAGYCDTIFVSIKEGNGIEVIDNGRGIPVDFHEKEQKSALEVVMTKIGAGGKFDKDSYKVSGGLHGVGVSCVNALSNEMITTVYRDGNIYQQIYSRGKAQTGVEEIGNSDKRGTKQFFQPDDSIFTELVYNYDTLASRLRELSYLNKGITITLTDEREKLEDGSFKSEIFHSEGGLKEFVAYIDGNRESIMENVIFMEGERDDIPVEVAMRYNTSFNENLHSYVNNINTHEGGTHLAGFRRALTRTLKKYADDLGIPQKEKVEITGDDFREGLTAVVSVKVMEPQFEGQTKTKLGNSEVSGAVDKIVGEMLSNFLEENPNEAKIIVQKVVLAAKARQAAKKAREMVQRKSPMGGSGLPGKLSDCSSKDPAESEIFLVEGDSAGGTAKQGRDRFFQAILPLRGKILNVEKSMLHKVYDNEEIKNIYTALGVSVGTEEDSKALNMAKLRYHKIVIMTDADIDGSHISTLILTFFFRYMKELIENGYIYIAQPPLYLLKKGNKKIYAYNEKEREEFTLEMSPDGKGVEVQRYKGLGEMNPEQLWETTLNPEHRILKQVTIDNAVEADSVFSMLMGDEVPPRREFIEKNAKYAKIDA
- a CDS encoding cytochrome d ubiquinol oxidase subunit II — its product is MIYVVIGFLWLSICLYVILGGADFGAGIVELFTKEKNRSKTKTIMYESIAPVWEANHMWLIIAIVILFVGFPEIYTTLSTYLHIPLVLMLVGIIARGTAFAFRHYDAVKDDWQTVYTQIFYFSSLLTPFFLGLIAAATVSHSIDPNAKSFLDLYIFSWLNWFGIAVGLFTVSICAYLASIFALRETTDRLELNLMIKKSKQTMIFVVITGILVFLTAHFSDIPLLMWVFSKPLGIMATVFATICLGLILRAMQTRKLLPVRALAGFQIIMILVAATYQHNPNIILFANGQHLSLLEHVAAPKTISALGWALMLGSVFILPFLFYLMASFSKQRR
- a CDS encoding cytochrome ubiquinol oxidase subunit I, giving the protein MDDFLAARAQMAMSLGFHIIFSCVGMVMPFLMAFAHWKYLKTNNEIYKGLTKAWSKGVAILFATGAVSGTMLSFELGLLWPTFMKHAGPIFGMPFSLEGTAFFIEAIAIGFFLYGWDKFNKWFHWFCGFLVGLSGLASGILVVAANAWMNSPAGFDYVDGQYLNIDPIKAMFNEAWFPQALHMTVAAFCATGFAVAGVHAYLIMKKKNVEFHTKAFRIAAGFALIGAFGAPLSGDIAAKSVAERQPIKLAAMEAHFETEKGAAFVIGGIPDEEKGEIKYAVKIPKVLSFLVSNDFNHEVKGLNDFPRDEWPPIAVVHYAFQMMIFFGVVMIIIGMIYLYAVFFRKQWLNKNWLLKTFLVATPFGYIALEAGWTVTEVGRQPWIIYGIMKTVDAVTPMPGIQYSFYFFTAIFVSLSLVIIFLLTRQISMVPKLYDPTDPQFNAKNKKS